In Candidatus Margulisiibacteriota bacterium, a single genomic region encodes these proteins:
- a CDS encoding DapH/DapD/GlmU-related protein, with the protein MNIKKAVRKIAGFLPSQLSVMAYRMIGAKIGRNVKLGRGCDIAALSIEIGDDAVIGESSRIKCLRLKIGRNTLIGRDADMRVAGDLSIGSNSVFKDGMKAYCRELIIGDHMYSCDAVDYGYSSSSHESRIRIGDHCFVGSRTVINAEREVTIGNDVGIGSEVMIWTHGSWLPVLKGFPANFAGVKIGSRAWIPSRVVILPGVEIGDDVVISINSVVNKKIPSGSLAAGNPAQIVKESFFPREYNADRKTAVIKAVLEDYSVLLSDKGLTADAGLLHPGAIWSRSFEKNKYTLIVTMGQAASAAGSTTVYDIDSMTMSGSSNKYSEDLRDYLRKRGIKFFTDKRFVSIMPLDFKKLEQI; encoded by the coding sequence ATGAATATTAAAAAAGCGGTCAGAAAGATAGCGGGGTTCCTTCCATCTCAATTAAGCGTCATGGCTTACAGGATGATCGGCGCAAAGATCGGCAGGAACGTTAAGTTGGGACGGGGCTGCGATATTGCGGCCTTAAGCATTGAGATAGGGGATGATGCGGTCATCGGGGAGTCAAGCAGGATAAAATGCCTCAGATTAAAGATTGGAAGGAACACTCTTATCGGCAGGGATGCCGACATGAGGGTTGCAGGAGACCTGTCAATCGGTTCAAATTCGGTGTTCAAAGACGGGATGAAGGCTTATTGCAGAGAGCTGATCATAGGTGACCATATGTATTCATGCGACGCGGTCGACTACGGCTACAGCAGTTCGTCGCATGAGTCCAGGATCAGAATAGGTGACCATTGTTTTGTGGGGTCGCGCACGGTGATCAATGCCGAAAGAGAGGTCACCATCGGAAATGATGTGGGCATCGGCTCGGAGGTGATGATATGGACCCACGGAAGCTGGCTGCCGGTGCTAAAAGGATTCCCGGCAAACTTTGCCGGTGTCAAGATCGGAAGCAGGGCCTGGATCCCTTCACGGGTCGTGATACTTCCGGGTGTTGAAATAGGTGATGATGTCGTTATCAGCATCAATTCCGTTGTAAATAAAAAGATACCTTCCGGATCTTTGGCTGCCGGCAATCCCGCGCAGATCGTAAAGGAGTCTTTCTTTCCCAGAGAATACAACGCTGACAGGAAGACAGCCGTTATAAAAGCGGTCTTAGAGGATTATTCAGTGCTGCTTTCTGATAAAGGGCTGACCGCGGATGCCGGCCTGCTGCACCCCGGCGCAATATGGAGCAGGTCTTTTGAAAAGAACAAATATACTTTGATCGTGACCATGGGGCAAGCGGCAAGCGCGGCGGGCAGCACTACCGTATATGACATTGACAGCATGACTATGTCGGGCTCCAGCAATAAATATTCCGAGGACCTCAGGGACTATTTAAGAAAAAGGGGCATCAAGTTCTTTACCGATAAAAGGTTTGTTTCGATAATGCCTTTGGACTTTAAGAAACTGGAGCAGATCTGA
- the neuC gene encoding UDP-N-acetylglucosamine 2-epimerase → MRKICVVTGSRSEYGLLKPVIEKISKEKNLRLQLAVCGMHFSRKHGLTYRIVEKDFPKHVVRAPFVMKGDSGFDMSMAVGEGIKQFSGLFKRIKPDILLVLGDRMEILSAATAALYMNIPIAHMHGGDRGFGCVDNQVRDAVTKMSSLHFAATKKSAKRIIKMGEEPERVFVTGAPGLDAIKHSKLLSKPELFNKYGLDAHQPLLIALQHPVTTETGSARGQMKETMDALTTVGLQTIVLYPNNDAGGRQMIDVINSYKGKEIFKIFTNVERTDYLSMLKHANALVGNSSSGIIETPLFGIPVVNIGSRQKGRERSTNIIDAGSRKALIVRAIAKALRDRAFISLAKKCKNPYGDGRAAQRAVKILKDIKLDKKLLQKEIDR, encoded by the coding sequence ATGAGAAAGATATGCGTGGTCACCGGAAGCAGATCGGAATACGGACTTTTGAAGCCGGTGATAGAAAAGATATCAAAAGAAAAGAATTTGAGGCTGCAGCTGGCCGTGTGCGGGATGCATTTTTCAAGGAAGCACGGCCTTACATACAGGATCGTTGAAAAGGATTTTCCAAAGCATGTCGTCAGAGCGCCGTTTGTCATGAAGGGGGATTCCGGTTTTGATATGTCCATGGCGGTGGGAGAGGGGATAAAACAATTTTCCGGACTTTTTAAAAGGATCAAACCTGATATCCTGCTGGTTTTGGGGGACAGGATGGAAATTTTGTCAGCGGCAACGGCAGCATTATATATGAACATCCCCATTGCCCATATGCACGGAGGAGACAGGGGCTTTGGGTGCGTGGATAATCAGGTCAGGGATGCTGTGACAAAGATGTCAAGCCTTCATTTTGCCGCTACCAAAAAGAGCGCAAAAAGGATAATAAAAATGGGGGAAGAGCCTGAAAGAGTGTTTGTGACGGGAGCTCCCGGACTGGATGCGATAAAACATTCAAAACTTCTTTCCAAACCGGAGCTCTTTAATAAGTACGGGCTGGACGCTCATCAGCCTCTGCTGATCGCTTTACAGCATCCTGTAACGACGGAGACCGGATCGGCAAGAGGACAAATGAAGGAGACAATGGATGCTTTGACTACGGTCGGGCTGCAGACGATCGTACTTTATCCCAACAACGATGCAGGCGGAAGGCAGATGATAGATGTCATAAATTCATACAAGGGAAAAGAGATATTTAAGATATTTACAAATGTTGAGAGAACGGACTACCTTAGCATGTTAAAACATGCAAATGCGCTGGTGGGAAATTCCAGCTCAGGGATCATAGAGACCCCTCTGTTCGGCATCCCTGTGGTCAATATCGGATCAAGACAAAAAGGAAGAGAAAGGAGCACAAATATTATAGATGCCGGGAGCAGAAAAGCCCTTATTGTTAGAGCCATAGCAAAAGCGCTCCGCGACAGGGCGTTTATTTCTTTGGCAAAAAAATGCAAAAACCCATACGGGGACGGGCGCGCGGCGCAGCGCGCGGTAAAAATATTAAAAGATATCAAGCTTGACAAAAAACTTTTACAGAAAGAGATCGATCGATGA
- a CDS encoding acetyltransferase — MKAVVFGSGGHGKVVLDILLESGVDVKGFIDDDVSKHGAVINGKKILGGWDYLMNNKGVKIALGIGNNKIRASVFEKAKELGIEVVNAIHPKAVVSRSVKLARGIVIMPGVVVSTDTAIEDGVCVNTCASVDHDCRLKQFCHIWPGANLAGAVEVGEYSYVGTGASVIQNLKIGNNAMIGSGAAVISNIPDRATAVGVPAKVIKEAK, encoded by the coding sequence ATGAAAGCGGTTGTATTCGGCTCCGGGGGGCACGGAAAAGTGGTCCTTGATATCCTGCTTGAATCGGGAGTTGATGTCAAAGGTTTTATTGACGATGATGTATCAAAACACGGTGCTGTCATAAACGGCAAAAAGATCCTTGGAGGATGGGACTATCTTATGAATAACAAGGGTGTGAAAATAGCTCTTGGGATCGGCAATAATAAGATAAGGGCGTCTGTGTTTGAAAAAGCAAAAGAACTTGGGATCGAAGTCGTTAACGCCATACATCCCAAAGCAGTGGTCTCAAGGTCGGTAAAGCTGGCCCGGGGGATCGTAATAATGCCGGGAGTTGTGGTGAGCACGGATACCGCGATAGAGGACGGGGTCTGCGTCAATACATGCGCTTCCGTTGACCATGACTGCCGTCTTAAACAGTTCTGCCATATCTGGCCGGGCGCAAATCTTGCCGGTGCCGTGGAGGTGGGAGAATATTCTTATGTTGGAACAGGTGCATCGGTGATACAGAATCTCAAGATCGGAAATAATGCGATGATAGGTTCCGGAGCGGCAGTGATAAGCAATATTCCTGACAGAGCAACCGCGGTAGGGGTTCCGGCAAAAGTGATCAAGGAGGCAAAATAA
- a CDS encoding NAD-dependent epimerase/dehydratase family protein, with protein MADKPVKNVTASLEASIKDVMRVIDHSGLRVAYIIDEGGKLAGAVSDSEIRKAVLKGHDIKKPVRDIINTDPVVLTHDEAKSEYSSMKKIRKLIKRMPDSRFILALDNNGKPSKLLPAAAPLAKDSKVRDANNGKHVLVVGGAGYLGSVLVRQLLKRGFKVRVLDILMYGEAPLKELEKDKNFELVAGDMRNISTLVMCLDGIDSVVNLAAIVGDPACKDKPEAAIETNFLANKALAEACKYNQINRFIYASTCSVYGSMEGDKLLTEESPLNPVSLYARSKIQSEEGILAMEDENFAPVILRMSTLYGYSPRMRFDLVVNTMTKTAVAEKKIFVHGGGTQWRPLLHVADAAAAYVKCLDAPLKKIKGQIFNVGSEKLNIQIRDIAKAVKTQVPQADVIMEGDTTDPRNYFVSFSKLNKKLRFSIAQKLDTSIERMKDALTSGEIKNANDPKYYNVEYNQ; from the coding sequence ATGGCGGATAAGCCGGTCAAGAACGTGACAGCCTCGCTGGAGGCGTCAATAAAAGATGTGATGAGAGTGATAGACCATTCCGGTCTGCGCGTTGCCTACATAATAGATGAAGGCGGAAAGCTTGCCGGAGCGGTAAGCGACAGCGAGATCAGAAAAGCGGTTCTTAAAGGACACGACATAAAAAAACCGGTAAGGGACATAATCAATACCGATCCGGTGGTGCTGACCCACGATGAAGCAAAAAGCGAGTACAGCTCTATGAAAAAAATAAGAAAACTTATCAAGAGGATGCCTGACAGCAGGTTCATTCTTGCCCTTGATAATAACGGAAAGCCTTCAAAGCTGCTTCCTGCTGCCGCTCCTCTGGCAAAGGATTCTAAAGTCAGGGACGCAAATAACGGAAAACATGTGCTGGTGGTGGGCGGCGCGGGATATCTTGGCTCTGTTCTGGTAAGGCAATTGCTGAAGCGCGGTTTCAAAGTCAGGGTCCTGGATATCCTGATGTACGGAGAGGCGCCGTTAAAGGAACTGGAGAAAGACAAAAACTTTGAACTTGTTGCGGGCGATATGAGAAATATCTCAACGCTTGTCATGTGTCTTGACGGAATAGACTCTGTCGTTAATCTTGCCGCGATAGTGGGAGACCCCGCATGCAAGGATAAGCCCGAAGCCGCAATAGAGACTAATTTTCTTGCCAACAAGGCTCTTGCGGAAGCCTGCAAATACAATCAGATAAACAGATTTATCTATGCCTCAACATGCAGCGTGTACGGAAGCATGGAAGGCGACAAATTGCTTACTGAAGAGTCGCCTCTTAATCCCGTCTCTCTCTATGCCAGGTCCAAGATACAGTCCGAAGAAGGGATACTGGCAATGGAAGACGAGAACTTTGCTCCCGTAATACTTAGGATGAGCACTCTTTACGGGTATTCGCCCAGGATGCGTTTTGACCTGGTTGTGAATACGATGACCAAGACAGCCGTAGCCGAAAAGAAGATCTTTGTTCACGGGGGGGGCACGCAGTGGAGGCCTCTGCTGCATGTGGCAGACGCGGCAGCTGCTTATGTTAAATGTCTGGACGCTCCGTTAAAGAAGATAAAGGGGCAGATCTTTAATGTGGGGTCGGAAAAACTTAATATCCAGATACGGGATATAGCAAAAGCGGTTAAGACCCAGGTCCCGCAGGCCGATGTGATAATGGAAGGGGACACGACCGATCCAAGAAATTATTTCGTTTCTTTTTCAAAGCTGAATAAAAAGCTCAGGTTCTCTATAGCTCAAAAGCTGGATACATCAATAGAAAGGATGAAAGATGCGCTGACAAGCGGCGAAATAAAAAATGCGAACGATCCCAAATACTACAATGTGGAGTATAACCAATGA